The following proteins are encoded in a genomic region of Montipora foliosa isolate CH-2021 chromosome 8, ASM3666993v2, whole genome shotgun sequence:
- the LOC138012775 gene encoding bcl-2 homologous antagonist/killer-like, which yields MASGGEDGGNNREIEPEEEELAVVRDTEGVFRHFMFQRYQDETERGEQSGEMNTSSVTARPDALEELRSCNDVHGFSQNVPVIGQRLGEIGDEIDAKYKDQFKDMIDSLSLTPATAYETFAAVARRLFRSGINWGRIVALLCFGYEIAVTVIRRGFSGNFLRRIIRFVVDFIFNERIARWIAQHGGWRGVLDFRLSEPSWYTIGIVLLFGTLFAFFATKKTGT from the exons atggcTTCTGGTGGTGAGGATGGTGGTAATAACCGTGAAATTGAACCTGAAGAAGAAGAATTAGCCGTCGTAAGAGATACGGAAGGTGTGTTCCGTCATTTTATGTTTCAACGCTACCAAGATGAGACAGAAAGAGGAGAACAAAGCGGTGAAATGAACACCTCCTCAGTCACCGCTCGTCCAGATGCCTTAGAAGAACTTCGTTCTTGCAATGATGTACATGGGTTTTCGCAGAATGTACCTGTTATCGGCCAACGGTTAGGAGAGATAGGCGATGAAATAGATGCTAAATACAAAGACCAGTTCAAGGACATGATTGATTCGTTGAGTCTTACTCCCGCAACGGCTTACGAAACTTTTGCCGCAGTGGCTAGAAGGTTGTTCCGTTCTGGAATAAACTGGGGACGAATTGTTGCTCTACTTTGTTTTGGTTATGAAATTGCTGTGACTGTCATCCGCCGAGGATTCAGTGGGAATTTTTTACGGAGAATCATTCGATTTGTGGTGGATTTCATCTTCAACGAGAGAATTGCTCGATGGATAGCCCAGCATGGTGGATGG AGAGGTGTGCTTGATTTTCGGCTGTCTGAACCCAGTTGGTACACTATTGGTATTGTGCTTTTGTTTGGAACTCTTTTTGCCTTCTTTGCTACAAAGAAGACAGGAACATAA
- the LOC138013343 gene encoding uncharacterized protein: MSARRKKVRFKSANVERNKSLSDALTLQHLETKNSGTRLAQTKKKKRKQTKLQTLKAERRELQNDLKSTKEWILDDNKRKASPSYTSYENRQRLARTASDTISKLQRLEGKILAKEKSSKQKTQKTLTAKLRKTTVKSGKQHGRLIKMTEKLERMKLGEVELRAEIARREVTDRTKNGDLSSPAQNPLQFPRIKSADLVQWVNISTSRPENKLDAAEQVASPRPTSVLTDYAVQLPPGEKRLVADKLAHKYDMTRELRNTIHEHMINRSYSFSYFNIIPPYKRKKPKPQKTKQVFSRLVYEDKVGVMDFGKTHRPTKVVLRS, translated from the coding sequence ATGTCAGCAAGGAGAAAGAAAGTTCGCTTTAAGAGCGCAAATGTAGAAAGAAACAAGTCATTGAGCGATGCGTTGACTTTGCAGCATTTAGAAACGAAAAATTCTGGCACACGCTTGGCTCagacaaagaagaaaaagaggaagcaGACAAAGCTGCAGACTCTCAAGGCAGAGAGGAGAGAACTCCAGAACGACTTGAAAAGTACCAAGGAGTGGATTTTGGatgataacaaaagaaaagcaagccCGAGTTACACCTCCTATGAAAACCGGCAGAGACTGGCTCGAACAGCGAGTGACACTATTTCCAAACTTCAGCGGCTAGAAGGCAAAATATTGGCCAAGGAAAAGTCTAGCAAACAGAAAACACAGAAAACGTTGACGGCTAAGTTGAGGAAAACGACAGTAAAATCTGGTAAACAACACGGTCGACTTATCAAGATGACTGAAAAGTTGGAAAGAATGAAACTGGGGGAGGTTGAATTACGCGCTGAAATTGCACGTCGAGAGGTCACAGATAGAACAAAGAATGGTGATTTATCCAGTCCCGCACAAAATCCACTGCAATTTCCTCGTATAAAATCAGCTGATTTAGTTCAATGGGTCAACATTTCAACAAGCAGGCCCGAGAATAAATTAGATGCAGCCGAGCAGGTCGCATCACCAAGACCGACTTCTGTTTTAACCGACTATGCGGTACAGCTCCCCCCAGGTGAAAAGAGACTTGTAGCAGATAAACTTGCGCATAAGTATGACATGACACGGGAGCTGAGAAACACAATCCACGAACATATGATCAACCGCTCTTATAGTTTTTCATATTTTAATATCATTCCACCTTACAAACGGAAAAAGCCTAAGCCGCAAAAAACCAAGCAAGTTTTCAGTCGCTTGGTTTACGAAGACAAAGTAGGAGTTATGGATTTTGGAAAGACCCACAGGCCAACAAAGGTCGTTTTAAGATCTTAA